The following are encoded together in the Mastacembelus armatus chromosome 6, fMasArm1.2, whole genome shotgun sequence genome:
- the b4galnt3b gene encoding LOW QUALITY PROTEIN: beta-1,4-N-acetylgalactosaminyltransferase 3 (The sequence of the model RefSeq protein was modified relative to this genomic sequence to represent the inferred CDS: deleted 1 base in 1 codon) yields the protein MILEFFPLKKLRRNRTYILFGAILLVGAVSIYHEILAAKFWSRDHSINSDKDGSSWRGVMVDERGRSDHQLENVGDSAAWRFIPQTWKPEYKGQANLHVFEDWCGSSTADLRKNLHYPLYPHLRTTVQKLAVAPQWTNYGLRIFGYLHPYTDGEFVFALSSDDNAELWLSEDDSPLNVQLLAWVGETGTEWTAPGEFEKYASQTSRPIRLSAQRRYYFEVIHKQNDKGTDHVEVAWQLLDQGFRFRVIESKDISLFVNESALLMSDVAHIPQTAASHQPTPTKQHSTAADMLREDPRDALYQVPLLNSNFLQGLLPDCSYKPSYTIKDFPLLRYQGLQFVHMSYIYPNDYTRLTHMESENSCFYHETPYYIKRFGFSKYMRLDHLDMQRKGNARRGKVVINAEDEFVDEAYRRTKMARLDQMNNALLPDYGDDYDDYARQRRRKLFSLDMQGPNNTLNSSDTRLHVDALAKGQKKDRPHEPKPLKANEPLQSVQSTKASKRHLKQKRRELKLEEQVKKVEQIKQLPKKKRMRQKVKSVEASVRPLQTNPQIQVHSGQFKARKGPVEQNQIRRAGATNQNQTQRLKDSKLHPIEKDVSLPDKHTVDKKLKFVTGQVDVQPAANTLFTTPKDDSEYHLLRLSQKDTDTRKYLRDKNLEINMPLQQDSGKNIHRDMNVARGKMHKKWADTKGEEDQAWDAHKVRNRAENKRKGGRDSIWGHGLNFEGADDEELTPPPVFDTEVNWSQTFQFNHLDLQTQRSDWIDLHCNVSGNVLLHSSDALPIVKAFMEQLNEKHHGRFTLVRVVNVVKRADGILGSRYLLELELKDQNGQLLRLSQYIYALISHRRQRSQDYGFQRSKPEVVLCNPVGFQWNPAATVHFIVPVKNQARWVLQLIADMEKLYRVTGDTNFNLIITDYNSTDVDVRKALEKSSVPRHQYVKLSGNFERSAGLQAGINLINDDHSIVFLCDLHIHFPPSIIDTIRKHCVEGYMAFAPIVMRLNCGATPLEPRGYWEVNGFGLLGIYKSDLDAVGGMNTREFRDRWGGEDWELLDRILQAGLEVERIFLRNFFHHYHSKRGMWNRRMAPNHR from the exons GTATAAATTCTGACAAAGATGGCAGCAGCTGGAGGGGAGTTATGGTTGATGAAAGG GGCAGAAGTGACCATCAGCTAGAAAATGTGGGGGATTCGGCTGCTTGGCGCTTTATTCCGCAAACCTGGAAACCAGAG TATAAGGGCCAGGccaatctgcatgtctttgagGACTGGTGTGGCAGTTCTACAGCTGACCTCCGCAAAAACCTGCACTACCCGCTATATCCTCAT TTGAGGACTACAGTGCAGAAACTAGCAGTCGCTCCTCAGTGGACCAACTATGGGCTCAGGATATTTGGCTACCTACATCCATATACTGATG GAGAATTTGTGTTTGCTTTGAGCTCTGATGACAACGCTGAATTGTGGCTCAGTGAAGATGACTCTCCCCTCAACGTGCAGTTACTGGCATGGGTTGGAGAG acTGGCACAGAGTGGACAGCCCCAGGCGAGTTCGAGAAGTATGCCAGTCAGACCTCCAGACCAATTAG GCTGTCTGCTCAGAGGAGGTACTATTTTGAGGTCATACACAAGCAGAATGACAAAGGGACTGACCATGTGGAGGTGGCA tgGCAGCTCCTGGACCAAGGCTTCAGGTTCAGGGTTATTGAATCCAAGGACATCTCACTCTTTGTTA ATGAGTCTGCATTGTTAATGAGTGATGTTGCCCACATACCACAGACGGCTGCAAGCCACCAACCCACCCccacaaaacagcacagcactgcagcagaCATGCTGAGGGAAGACCCACGAGATGCTCTTTACCAAG tgcCGTTGTTAAATAGTAACTTCCTTCAAGGTCTTCTGCCTGACTGCTCATACAAGCCCAGCTACACAATTAAAGACTTTCCCCTGCTCCGCTACCAAGGACTGCAGTTT GTCCACATGTCCTACATCTACCCCAATGACTACACCCGGCTCACACACATGGAATCAGAGAACAGCTGTTTCTACCATGAGACCCCCTACTACATAAAGCG GTTTGGTTTCTCGAAATATATGAGACTAGACCATCTTGATatgcagagaaaaggaaatgcACGTAGAGGAAAAGTAGTTATAAATGCGGAGGATGAGTTTGTCGATGAAGCCTATCGAAGAACAAAAATGGCCAGGCTGGACCAGATGAATAATGCCCTTTTACCAGACTATGGAGATGATTATGATGACTACGCTCGGCAACGCAGGCGGAAACTCTTCTCCTTAGACATGCAAGGACCTAACAATACACTGAACTCTTCCGACACAAGACTGCACGTAGATGCATTggcaaaaggacaaaaaaaagacagaccaCATGAGCCAAAGCCCCTGAAAGCAAATGAGCCTCTGCAGTCAGTACAGTCAACAAAAGCCTCGAAACGTCACCTGAAACAAAAGAGAAGGGAGCTAAAACTCGAGGAACAGGTCAAAAAAGTTGAACAGATAAAAcaactaccaaaaaaaaaaagaatgagacaAAAGGTGAAATCAGTAGAGGCATCCGTGAGACCACTACAGACAAATCCACAGATACAAGTTCACAGTGGGCAGTTTAAAGCAAGGAAAGGACCAGTTGAGCAGAATCAGATTCGGAGGGCAGGTGcaacaaaccaaaaccaaacccAAAGACTCAAAGACTCAAAGCTTCATCCCATAGAGAAGGATGTTTCACTGCCTGATAAACACACAGTGGACAAGAAGCTGAAGTTTGTAACTGGACAAGTGGATGTCCAGCCAGCTGCCAACACACTTTTTACCACTCCTAAAGACGACAGTGAGTACCATTTATTAAGGTTAAGTCAAAAAGACACAGATACCAGAAAATACCTCAGGGACAAGAATCTAGAGATTAATATGCCTCTACAGCAGGATTCAGGAAAGAACATCCACAGAGATATGAATGTCGCCAGAGGTAAGATGCACAAAAAGTGGGCAGATACGAAAGGAGAAGAGGACCAAGCTTGGGATGCTCACAAGGTTCGCAACAGGGCTGAGAACAAGAGGAAAGGTGGGAGAGATTCTATCTGGGGACATGGACTTAATTTTGAAGGTGCAGATGATGAGGAACTCACCCCTCCGCCTGTGTTTGACACTGAGGTCAACTGGAGTCAAACCTTCCAGTTCAACCACCTGGACCTTCAGACACAGCGTTCAGACTGGATCGATCTGCATTGCAACGTCTCAGGCAACGTGCTGCTCCACTCCAGTGACGCTCTGCCCATTGTCAAGGCTTTCATGGAGCAACTCAACGAAAAGCACCATGG GAGGTTCACATTGGTGCGTGTGGTTAACGTAGTGAAGCGTGCGGACGGGATCCTGGGCAGCCGCTACCTactggagctggagctgaaagACCAAAATGGCCAGCTGCTGCGCCTGTCACAGTACATCTATGCTTTGATTAGCCACAGAAGGCAACGCAGCCAAGATTACGGTTTCCAGCGGTCGAAACCAGAAGTGGTGCTGTGTAACCCAGTGGGCTTTCAATGGAATCCTGCTGCCACCGTGCACTTCATAGTGCCAG TGAAAAACCAGGCTCGGTGGGTTCTGCAGCTGATTGCTGACATGGAAAAACTGTACAGAGTAACCGGAGATACCAACTTCAACCTTATTATAACGGACTACAACAGCACTGACGTGGACGTGAGGAAGGCTCTGGAGAAATCTTCGGTCCCTAG GCACCAGTATGTGAAGCTAAGTGGAAACTTTGAGCGCTCTGCTGGGCTGCAAGCAGGTATCAACCTTATAAAT GATGACCACAGCATAGTGTTTCTGTGCGACCTCCACATCCACTTCCCTCCCTCCATTATTGATACCATCAGGAAACATTGTGTGGAGGGATACATGGCTTTCGCTCCCATAGTCATGAGACTAAACTGTGGAGCAACACCATTAGAGCCCAGAG GTTACTGGGAGGTGAATGGCTTTGGCCTGCTGGGAATCTATAAGTCTGATCTGGATGCAGTGGGAGGAATGAACACCAGGGAGTTCAGAGACCGTTGG GGGGGAGAGGACTGGGAGCTCCTTGACAG GATCCTCCAGGCAGGACTGGAAGTGGAAAGGATCTTCTTGAGGAACTTCTTCCACCACTATCACTCCAAACGTGGCATGTGGAACCGCCGGATGGCACCCAACCACAGGTGA